The sequence TCCTCTTCTCAGCCTCGGTGCGCGTGTGGCCCGCGCCGGTATCCAGCGTGCCCGTTCAGGCCGTCGCAGGAGCCGATGCACTATGGACGGTGACGCTCGCAGGCCGAGGCATCGGGCCTGGCAGGTTCCACTCCCCGCCGGGTTTCACCGACGCCTCCGCCGCCCCGAGGTGCGGGACCCTCCTGGACTACGTGGTGGGCAAGGTGCGGGCCGCGGTCACCTCGGTCGCGGGGGCGGACTACGTCTGGACGGTGGACCTGGAGGGCACGGGCTGGAGCCCGGCGAGTTCCTCCTCTTGACCGTGACGGGGGCGAGCCCAGCGGCCTCCGCTACGTGCGCTGACCTGGTGCGGGCTGTGTTTCCGTGGGCGGTCTGCGAGTGAGCTCCGGGATCCTCAAGCCCTCCGCTCGCCGTGGGCGGAACCAACGTGGTGGGGACGGTGTATATCTCGTGCACCATTAAGGAGGTGAGCGGCATGCGCAAGTCGCTCGTGGCAGCCCTCGTGGTGGGAGCGGTGGTGGCGTGGCTTGTCCCATCCCTCGCCGATGGGATCATCATCCCGTGGCCAAGGCCCGATATCCCCGGGCATCCGCTGCGGTGGCTCACCATCGTCTACCACCGCGTCACGGTGACGATCCAGGACGGGATCGCCACCACCAAGGTGGACCAAGCGTTCCGGAACGATGCCCAGTTCGCGATCGAGGGGACGTACGTTTTCCCGATGCCCCCCAGCGCGGTCATCCAGAAGTTCACCCTGTGGGTGGGGGGCGAACCCGTGGTGGGCGAGGTGCTCCCGGCCAACAAGGCCCGGGAGATCTACCTCTCCTACCTGCGCGATAGCCGCGACCCGGCGTTGCTCGAGTACATCGGCCGCGGCGCCTTCCAAGCCCGGATCTTCCCCATCGCCCCCGGCGAGACGCGGAGGATCGCGCTCGAGTACGTGGAGCTCCTCTCCCCGGAGGCGGGGCTCTTCCGGTACCGCTATCCCCTGTCCCCGGAGCGGTTCTCCGCCAAGCCCCTCGAGGAGGCCCGGATCGAGGTGAATCTCACCGCGAGCCACCCCTTGGGGAGCGTGTACTCCCCCACCCACACCATCGCCGTGACCCGCGACAACCCTTCCTCCGCCCAAGCCGTCTACCTCGAGCGAGATGTCCTCCCCGACCGGGACTTCACCCTCTACTACGGCTACGGCAGCGAGGCCGTTGGCGCGGACCTCGTGGTTTATAGGCCCGATTCTGAGCCAGGCTGGTTCCTGCTCCTCGTGACCCCGCCCGCCGTTCGCGACCTCGCCCCTCTTCCCAAAGACCTCGTGCTCGTGATCGACCGCTCCGGGTCCATGGAAGGGGAGAAGATGAACCAGGCCAAGGCGGCGGCGGCGTTCATCCTCGAACGCCTGGGGCCGGGCGACCGGTTCGGGGTGATCGCGTTCGACGACGAGATCATCTCGGTCACGCCAGGTCTGGTCCCGGCAACCACGGAAGAGGTGGCGAAGGCGGCCCAGGCGGTGCGCGCCCTTTCTGCCCGGGGGATGACGAACATCCACGACGCCCTGACCACGGCCATGAACTGGTTCGCCCCGGCCGACCGGCCCCAGTACGTGCTGTTCCTCACCGATGGCCTGCCCACCACTGGGATCACGGACACCGCGGGCATCGTCAAGGGCGTGACCTCGGCCAACCGGGCGCGGGCCCGCCTGTTCGCGTTCGGCGTAGGCTACGACGTAAACGCCCATCTCCTCGACCTCCTCGCGGAGGACAACCGCGGCACCACAACCTACGTTGCTCCTGGCGAAAACTTGGAGCGAGCCCTATCGAACTTCTACACGAAGATCGCCGAGCCGGCCCTCGCCGACCTCAGACTCACGGTAAACGGGGTGAGCAGCTCGGAGATCTACCCCGATCAGCTCCCTGACCTCTTCTACGGGTCCCAGCTCGCCGTGTTCGGGCGGTATGTGGGGAGCGGGCCGACGACGATTGTTCTCACCGGGAAGCGCGGAGCCGAGGACGTCACGTTCACGTACACCCAGAACTTCCCCGAGCGCGCCACCGAGGCGAGTTTTCTCCCCAGGCTCTGGGCGGCGCGGAAGATCGGGCACCTCCTCAACATCATCCGCCTCGAAGGGGAGACGAAGGCTCTCGTGGACCAGATCGTGGCCCTGGCCACGAAGTACGGGATCGCTACCCCCTACACCTCATTCCTGGTGCGGGAGGAGGAGCGGGCTGTCGTCGCCCCGCCCAGTGCCCACATGATGATGTCGGCGGGAGCGCCGGCAGTCGGTGCGGCCAAGGCAATCCAGGTCCTGACCCAAGCCGACGTGGTGCAGAAGGCCGATTTCGTGCGCGAGGTGGATGGCCGGATGTTCCTGTTCTTGGACGAGATCTGGCGGGAGAGCACCTACGAGAAAGGGACCCCCACGGTGGACGTCGTCTACCTGAGCGAGGCCTACTTCCATCTCGTGGACAACTTCCCGGACCTGGCCCCGATCCTCGCCTTGGGCGACAAGGTCGTGTTCCAGGTTGGAAAAACCTGGGTCCGGATCGGCGAAAGCGGTCTTGATGAGCTCACCCCGGAGGTGCTCGCCGAGCTGCGCGGCTGATCGAGAGAGCCCAGTCAGCGCTGGGGGCGCGCCTCCGCGGCGCGCCCCTCGCTTTCCCCGAGTACCCCTAATCGACGATTGGGCCGAGCTTCGCTGCCCTTGGTACAGCCGAACTCGGGAGGAGGAGTCATGACGAAGGGAAACGCCCTCATGATCGTGGTCGGGGTGGCCTTTGCAGCAGGGGAGTGCCGCGGGGGCATCAGACCCCCAGATCGGCAAGACCGAAACCCTTGGGAAGGAGAACGGAAAGCGCCACCGTCTCCCATCCCCCCCTCCGTCGGCGAGGATCACCTTCAGGCTACGGTGTCCAGTACCGGAATACTGTTGACACTTTAGCCCTCCTTGGCCAGCCCATGGGAGCGGGTGAAGGAGGCGTTGGCGCACGTTGGCCACGGGACAGAGGGGCTGATCGTGCACCACGACGAGGACGCGGCGTACACGAGCAACGACTGGCTGCAGGCGCCCCTGATCCGGGACCGGCCGCGGGTGTCCTACGCCGAACGGGGTGCCAAGGACAACCCGTGGATCGGGTCCTTCTGGGGCCACTTCAAGGTGGAGAACGGGTCCCTCCTCTCCGAGGCGGCGACGCTGGAGGAGCTCCCAGTGGGTGATCGAACGGCAGATGAGGTACTACAACACGCAGCGCAGGCACTCCGGGGTTGGCTACATGCCGCCTGTGGAGTACCTTAGAGAGCAGGGGAACCACGCGCGGGCGTTAGTCGAAACCGGCCCTCCAAGTGGTTCCGTTTCAGGGGCGCAGGTCCAGCGGCTTGGGGCCCGAAGGATACGGGGCTTTGCAGAAGTCTGCATGGGAAGCTACCATGCGGCTCAGACACAGTAAACGGGGCACTATGGGAGCAGGTTAGGGAAAATTGGTGAAAGAAAGGAGGGCCTGGAAATGCGGTATCACCTGGTGACGTTTGGGGAGACGATGATTCGGCTTTCGCCGCCCAGCTTCCGGCGGCTGGAGCAGACGAACATCCTTGAGGTGAACGTGGGGGGCGCTGAGCTCAATGTGGCCGTGACCGCCCAACGGCTCGGGCTCACGACCGCCTACATCACCCGCCTCACGCAAAACGCGCTTGGGCGGATGATCGCGAACAAGGCCCGCGAGCACGGGGTGGACACGTCCCACATCGTGTGGACCGACGAGGACCGGGTGGGCCTGTACTTCGTGGAGTTCGGGGCCAGCCCCCGCGCCAGTTCCGTCCTCTACGATCGCCGCGATTCGGCGATGGCCCGCATCCGCCCCGGGGAAGTGAACTGGGACAGGGTGTTCCAAGATGCGCGGGCGTTCCACACGTCCGGGATCACCCCCGCCCTCTCCCCCTCCGCCGCCGAGGCCACGAAGGAAGCGGTGCGGAAGGCCAAGGAAGCCGGCCTCCTCGTGTCGGTCGACCTCAACTACCGGGCCCGCCTGTGGCGGGAGGAGGAGGCGCGGTGGGTGATGACGGACCTCGTCCGTCAGGCAGACGTCCTCATCACCACCGAGGAGGACACGGAACGGGTATTCGGGATCAAAGAGGAGTCCTACGAGAAGGTGGCGGAACGCCTGAGCCGCGAGTTCGACCTCGCCGCGGTGGCGATCACCATACGGGAGACGCCGTCGGTGTGGCGGAACACGTGGACGGCCATCGCCTATGCCGAAGGGAAGCTTATCCGGGGGCCCGTCTACGACATCGAGATCGTGGACCGGGTGGGGGCGGGCGATGCGTTCGCCGGTGGGTTCCTGTTCGGGTACCTGACCGACGGCCCGGAGGCCGGGGTGCGGTACGGGGTGGCGGCCTCCACGCTTAAGCAGACGAATCCCGGGGACCTCCTGTGGGCGAGCCAGGAGGAAGTCGAACGGCTTCTTAAGGGCGGCGGCCTGCGCATCGTGCGCTAGTTCCGTGACCATCCCCACGGCCGACGGGTATCATCTCCTTCTCATGGAAGGGACCGTTGGGGTGGATATTGGGGGTACGCGGACCCGGGTGGGGGCGGTGGCCAGGGGGAGGATCCTCGCCCGCCGGGCGTTCCCCACCCAGGGAATTGCGGAGGTCAAGGACGCGATCCGCGCGGTGATGGCGGAAGTGAGGTGGGCCCGGCCGAGGGCGATTGGGGTGGGAGCCCCCGCCCCCATGGACATGCGGGCCGGCAAGATCCTGGGGTGCCCGAACCTCCCTCACTGGAACGGGGTGGAGGTGACGCGGGAGCTCGGGGATGCGTTTGCCTGCCCCGTCTACCTCGCCAACGACGCCACCTCCGCCGCCATCGGCGAGCTCGTGTTCGGCCACCGCGCCCGCGATTTCGTGTACATCACGTGGTCCACGGGGATCGGCGGCGGGGTCGTGTCGGGAGGGCGGGTGGCCTGGGGGGCCACCGGACAGGCTGGCGAGGTGGGGCATATGGTGCTCGATCCCGACGGCCCCCCGTGCCGGTGCGGAAAGCGTGGGTGCCTGGAGGCGATCGCCGCGGGGGTAGGGATCGCCCGGGCCGCTCGGGAGAGGCTCGGGGAGAGGCTCTCCGCTCGGGAGGTGGTGGACCGGGCCCGCCGCGGGGACGGCCGGGCCTTGGCCATCGTGGATGAGGCCTGCCGGGCGATGGGCCAGGGGATCGCCATCCTGTGGGAGGTGCTGGAACCCGAGTTGATCGTGCTCGGCGGGGGGCTGACCGGGTCGTGGGACTTCCTCGGCCCCAAGGTCCTGGCTGCCGCCGCGGCCATGGCCCGGGGGATCCTGCGGGTGGAGCTCACCCCGCTTGGGGACGACGTGGGCCTCCTCGGCGCCGCCGCCCTCCTCGATCACTTCCCCGAGGAGTGGCGTTCCGGTTAGCAGCCTGTACGGCTATCGCCATCCATGGGAGCCCCAGGTTTTTCCCTGGACGTTACTCTCCCAGCACCAGCTTGACCTCCACCGTGGTCTTTCCCCAGCCCGCTTTGGAGAAGGTCGCGGTGACCGAGGCCCGCCAATCCCCCGCGCTGGCAGCAACGCTGACGCTCCCGGACCACTTCCCCGGGGCGCGCACCGTCAGCCGGCCCTGAATGCGCAGGGATTCCTCGCCCACGCCCACGGTTACCGTCTGCAAGGCGAGCGGGAACAGGGACAGGTAGCTCATGGCGGACAGGATCCCATCCTCGCAGCCCAGCTCCAAGCTCGCCGCGGTGGAGGAAATGGCCACGGTGGCCCAGCTCGTGCCGCTCAGGCCGAACTGGAGCTCGCCCCGAGGGAGGTCACCCGGCCAAGTGGCACTGAGGTTCGCTTCGAACCAGAAGGGAACGCGATCGATCCGGGCGGAGGCCCAGGCGGCGGCGGTGGGAAACCGCACGCCGAGCACATCGATCCAGGCCATCTTCGTCCCGGCCAGGCCGGAGAGTGTTCCGAACTCGGCATCGGTTGTTCCCTTCCAGCCGGCGGTGACCGCCAGATCCAACCGGCCGGTGGTGAGGAGGATCGTCTCGGCGTTCAGGGACCATCCGTCCCATGTGGAGCCGGCACCCAGCGCAATCCGACGGAGGCGCAACGGGAGGAGACCCATCTCCGCTCGCCCGGACAGGGTCACCCCCCCAACCTCGCTGGACAGGACGAGCCATCCGATCCCGGTGGACACGCTTTCGCCGGTTTCGAGTCGTGTACCGACCTCTCCGGCTAACGCCAGCCCTGCTCCGACGGCAAGCGCTGCCAGGAGCCATTTCCCGTTCATCTCCCCTCCAGGGCGGCGGCCACCGCGGCCACCGACCGCTTCACCGCCGGGGTGCGAAACGGGACCGTGGCCCCGTCCAGCTTCACCATCGCCCCTTCCCTTTCGTTCACCACCGCGAGGAAGTAGTGCTGCTGGAAGTCATCATCGGTGGCGAACGCCCGAAGGAGCGCGGTTTTCCCGTCCGGGGCGAAGAACGCCTCCTTGACCGCAAACGCCCCTCCCGGCCAGGCCTCCCTGAGGCCCACCGCCCGCGCCACCGTTTCCGGCGTAACCGGTACCGCGATCCGCACGTGGGGCATCGTTCCCTCCGCGATCCGCTGTATAGCTCCTTTGACCCTTCGCTCGGCCACCACCTGCCAGATGGCCCGGCCCTGGCCGCGCCACTTGCGTTCATACCGGGTCCCCGGGCCCTCTTCCACCAAGGGCTGAGGGCCCGTCACCCGGAATGGGTTTGCCTCGGCCAAGCACGCCGCGGCGTCCTCGGCATACCATAGCACGTCGGTGGTCAGGATGAATAGCCCATCCGGGGCGAGGACGGCGGCCAGGGTCTGCCCGAACCCAGGCCCCACCAGCCGTCGTTCGGCATGGCGGGCCTTGGGCCAGGGACAGGGGAAGTGCACGTATACCCGGGCCACGCTTTCGTCGGGAAAAAGCTCCCGCAGGGCGAACTGGCCGTCCACCAGCGCCAGGCGGACGTTCCTTGCGCCCCATTGGGCCAACTTCCGCCCCGCCTTGGTGATGCAGGTGAGGCTTGTTTCGAACCCGACCCAGTTCCAACCAGGATGCTCCCGGGCGGCCCAGGAGAGGAACTCCCCGCTGCCGAACCCGATCTCCACCGCGAGCGGGGCCGAGCGGCCGAACACGGCGTCCCAATCGGCGGGGAGCGCCTCCCATCGTTCCGGCCGGACGAGGTACCGCTTGAGCTCGGAGCCCATACCCCGAGCTTACCCAACTCCGGCTGCGTGGAGGGCAAGCGGGCTCCCATGGCTGGGTTGAATGGGCGTGTTCCGATAGGACAACGCACGGGCGGCCCCAAGCGCACAGGTTGGGCCGTACCGAAAAGAGGAGGACCATGGCCAAGGATTGGGTCAAGGATCTGTTCATCGAGCACGCGGAGCTGTTCCAGGTGTTCCTGGAGGAACGGTTCGCCCAGGCTGAGGAGGAGGTGCGGGGGCTCGCCCACCTGTTTGCAGCGCATGGGGTCGAGCCCGGGGCTACGGTGCTCGACCTTAACTGTGGGATCGGTCGCCACAGCATCCATCTCGCCAAGGTCGGGTACAGGGTGGTTGGGGTGGACCTCTCCCCCCGCTACGTCGCCCGCGCCGTGGAGCTCGCCGCGGAGCACGGCGTTCAGGACCGGACGGAGTTCCTCGTCCTCGACGCCCGGGAGGTGGGCGGGGGTTGAGCGGACGGCGGTTCGACGTGGTGATCAATATGTTCACCTCGTTCGGCTACTACGACGAGGCCACCGACGAGGCGATCCTCCGGCAGTGCCTCGGGCTGGCGACCTCCTGGTGATCGAGGAGCGGAAGCTCAACCTCGAGACTTCGCGGATGGAGAACGTGTGGACGTTCTTCGAGCGACGGGGGAACAAATACGCGTTCAAGGCCGAGTTCTCCCTGAACCTCCGCATGTACGGCTTACACGAGCTGATCGAGCTCTTTGCCCGGGCCGGGTGGCGTTACCGCGCGGCGTACGGAAGCTGGGAGCTCAAGGAGCCCGCGATCGACGCGTCGCGTCTCATCTTCGTGGCCCAGAACGCTGGCCAGGAGCGTGTGTGAGGATCAGGCCATGCCCAGCCTCTTCTGTCACACCGGAGAGGGTGCGGGGGATCCTGATGGAAAGGAGGTCCCGCTATGCTCAAGGAGGAGCCGTTGGGTTATGCCAGCCCAAGCTTCTACTTCCGGTGCCGGGGCGAGGCCAACACCGAGAAGGTCCTGGAGCTGGCGCGGGAGCGGGCGCTTGCCCTGGGGATCGAGAAGATGGTCGTGGCCTCGGAGACCGGTCGCAGCGCCCTTGCGGCCCTGGCGGCGGTGAAGGACATCGGCATCAAGCTGATCGTGGTCACCCACTGGCCGGCCACCACCTGGGGCCCCAAAGGGGACATCCCCATCGGCCTTGGTCGACCCGAATACGCACATGTGAAACGGTTCCTGGAGGAGCACGGGGCGGCGGTGGTGCAAGGCACGCGGCCGCTTGCCGGGATCGACCGGGCCCTGGGGTGGGCGGCCCCGGTCCCGACCACCTGGGTGGACAAGACGCTTGAGCTGTTCGGCCCGGGGACGAAGATCGCGGTCGAGGCGGCGGTGATGGCCACCGATGCCGGGGCCGTGGCTGCGGGGGAAGAGGTGGTCTCCCTGGGCGGCACGTTCAAGGGGCTGGACACCGCGTTGGTGGTGCGGGCGAGCCACAGCGGTGACCTGTTTGCGCGGTTTGCGGTGCTCGAGCTTGTGGCCAAGCCGCGTGATCCGGGAAGGCACCTTCCGGAGTACGAGGACGCGGGGTGGAAGGGCGACCTCGACCCGTACTACCATCCGCCCAAGCCCGATGGGTAAGGGCATGGCCTACCCGGGGGGTTGTGCTTTCCACGGGCGCGCTGAGCGTTTCCTCAATGTGTTTCAGACGGCCCAGATCCTCCGGCATGGGGATGTGGCGTTCACGGTGGGGATGGCCGTGCTGGACCTGGCGCCAGCGGTCCTCACCCCCCAGGGGCGGTTTGCGGTGGGCCTGTCCGATGGGGTGGAGTTCGGGGTCCAGGCCGGGGGGATGGTCAACCCCGGCACCGGATGGGTGGAGCGTGATCAGCGGATGGGGGCTTCAGGCCTCCCTCTACCTTGACAGCAACCTGTGGTTCCTCCCCCTGTACGTGGCGTACCGGCCGATCCTCCCCTTGGGGGGCCGAGGAGTTTGCGCCCTTCCACCAGTTGGCAGGAGGCCTGCACCTGGCCATTTCCGACAAGGCCCGGCTTCTCCTCGAGGCGACTTCCTCGGGGGGCTTTGGAGCCCCGGGCTCGCCCTGGAAGTCCGGTTTTAACCGGTCCTGCTGCGCAGGGCGGCCAGGACCCGCTCCGGGGTGAACGGGGCCCGGGTGAGGCGGATCCCCACCGCGTCGTAGATGGCGTTGGAGATGGCCGGCAAGGGCCCGTTGATCCCGACCTCGGCGATGGACTTGGCCCCAAACGGTCCGGTGGGCTCCTCCGAGGGCACCAGGATCGCCTCCACCTCGGGCACGTCCAGGGCCGAGGGGATCTTGTAGTCGAAGAGGCTTGGGTTTACGCACCGGCCGCGCCCGGAGAAGAGCATCTCCTCATAGAGGGCATGGCCGATCCCCTGCACCACCGCCCCCTCGAGCTGCCCCTCGGCGAGCTTGGGGTGAATGGGGACACCGCAGTCGGCCACGGCCACGAACCGCTCCACCCGCACGAGCCCGGTCTCCGTGTCCACCGCCACTTCCGTGAAGAACGCGGCGAACGGGGGCGGGGATTCCGGACAGACGCAGGAAGCGGTAGCCGCGATCTGGTGCTGGTCCACCACGTACGTCGCGCGGTGCCCGACGTCGGCCAAGGTCACCGCCCGCCCACTGCGCACGCTGCGCACGGCCCCTTGGGAGAGCTCCAGGTCCTCCGGAGCTTCCTCCAGCGCCGATGCAGCCACGTCCAGGATCTGGCGCCGCACCTCCTCCGCCGCCTTGAGGACCGCGAGCCCCGACACGTAGGTCGTGCTGGAGGCGTACGCCCCCACGTCGAACGGGGTGAAGTCGGTGTCCGAGGAGTGGACGAGGACCTTGTCCACTGTGACGCCCAGCGCCTCGGCGGCGATCTGGGCGAGCACGGTGTCGGAGCCGGTGCCGAGGTCGGTGGCCCCGACGAGGAGGCGGAACGAGCCGTCCTCGTTCATCACGATCGTCGCCGCGCCCATGTCGATCCCGGTGATCCCCGACCCCTGCATCGCGCAGGCCATCCCCACCCCGTAGGCCCACGGACCCTCGCGGCGTCGGCGGCCGCGGTTCCTCTTCCACGCGATGCGCTCGGCCCCGATCCGGAGGCACTCGGGAAGGGCGCACGACCGCACGATCTGGGCCTTCCCTTCCCTCCCCTCCCCGATCTTCTCGAAGATGGGAGAAGTCTCCCCGGCCCGGATGTGGTTCCTCTGGCGCAGCTCCAGGGGGTCCAGACCGAGCTTCTCGGCCAGGATGTCCATCGCCACCTCCAGGGCGAAGTAGCCCTGGGTGGCCCCGTACCCGCGGTACGCCCCGGCCACAGGGAGGTTGGTGTACACCGCCTTTCCATGGAACCGGAGGTGGCGGGCCTTGTTGTAGAGGGGCAGGGTCTTGGAGCCGACGTTGGAGAGCACGGTCAGGGAATGGGTCCCGTAGGCGCCGGTGTTGGACAGGGCTTCCATGTCGATGGCGCGAAGGGTCCCGTCCCGGTCAGCTCCCAGCTTCACCGTGACCCGCATCGGATGCCGGGTGCGGGAGGCGACGAACTCCTCCTCCCGGGTATAGGCGATCCGCACCGGCCGCCCGGTGCGCAGGGCAAGGGCCCCGGCCACCGGCTCGAGGATGATCTCCTGCTTGGCCCCGAACCCCCCGCCGATCCGGGGTTTCACCACCCGGATCCTGGACATCGGGACCGCGAGCACCCGGGCCACGATCCGCCGCACATGGAACGGAACCTGGGTCGAGGTACGGATGACGAGACGGCCGTCCTCGTCGAAGTAGGCGATCACGCAGTGGGGCTCGATCGGGGTGTGCTGGGAGTAGGGGATCTCGCAGGTCGCCTCCCCCGTCACCGGGGACTCGGCCAGGGCCCGGTCCACGTCCCCCACCGGGATGTCCACCGCGGCGGCGATGTTGTGCTGGGCGTCGTAGATCCCCTCGGCATCGGGCTCGTCGTGGATGACCGGGGCCCCGGGGGCGAGGGCTTCGTCCACCGATAGGACCGCCGGCAGGACCTTGTACTCGACCTGGATCTTCCGCAGGGCCTCGTCGGCCGCCTCCTCGGAGGCCGCCGCCACCGCCGCCACCCGGTCCCCCACGTACCGGACCTTCCGATCGAACAGGACCGTGTCGTAAGGGGAGGGCTCCGGCCACCCCTGGCCGGCGGTGGTGTGGGGGATCCGCGGGACGTTCCCATAGTGGAGGATGCACGCCACCCCAGGCACGGCCTCCGCCGCGGAGGTGTCGATGGCCTCGATCACGGCGTGGGCGTGGGGGG comes from Candidatus Acetothermia bacterium and encodes:
- the trmB gene encoding tRNA (guanosine(46)-N7)-methyltransferase TrmB, which codes for MGSELKRYLVRPERWEALPADWDAVFGRSAPLAVEIGFGSGEFLSWAAREHPGWNWVGFETSLTCITKAGRKLAQWGARNVRLALVDGQFALRELFPDESVARVYVHFPCPWPKARHAERRLVGPGFGQTLAAVLAPDGLFILTTDVLWYAEDAAACLAEANPFRVTGPQPLVEEGPGTRYERKWRGQGRAIWQVVAERRVKGAIQRIAEGTMPHVRIAVPVTPETVARAVGLREAWPGGAFAVKEAFFAPDGKTALLRAFATDDDFQQHYFLAVVNEREGAMVKLDGATVPFRTPAVKRSVAAVAAALEGR
- a CDS encoding ROK family protein; this encodes MEGTVGVDIGGTRTRVGAVARGRILARRAFPTQGIAEVKDAIRAVMAEVRWARPRAIGVGAPAPMDMRAGKILGCPNLPHWNGVEVTRELGDAFACPVYLANDATSAAIGELVFGHRARDFVYITWSTGIGGGVVSGGRVAWGATGQAGEVGHMVLDPDGPPCRCGKRGCLEAIAAGVGIARAARERLGERLSAREVVDRARRGDGRALAIVDEACRAMGQGIAILWEVLEPELIVLGGGLTGSWDFLGPKVLAAAAAMARGILRVELTPLGDDVGLLGAAALLDHFPEEWRSG
- a CDS encoding molybdopterin-dependent oxidoreductase gives rise to the protein MAVSVAAKARDVVGRSVHKVDGPALVCGKPVFTLDMDVPGALVGKILHSPHAHAVIEAIDTSAAEAVPGVACILHYGNVPRIPHTTAGQGWPEPSPYDTVLFDRKVRYVGDRVAAVAAASEEAADEALRKIQVEYKVLPAVLSVDEALAPGAPVIHDEPDAEGIYDAQHNIAAAVDIPVGDVDRALAESPVTGEATCEIPYSQHTPIEPHCVIAYFDEDGRLVIRTSTQVPFHVRRIVARVLAVPMSRIRVVKPRIGGGFGAKQEIILEPVAGALALRTGRPVRIAYTREEEFVASRTRHPMRVTVKLGADRDGTLRAIDMEALSNTGAYGTHSLTVLSNVGSKTLPLYNKARHLRFHGKAVYTNLPVAGAYRGYGATQGYFALEVAMDILAEKLGLDPLELRQRNHIRAGETSPIFEKIGEGREGKAQIVRSCALPECLRIGAERIAWKRNRGRRRREGPWAYGVGMACAMQGSGITGIDMGAATIVMNEDGSFRLLVGATDLGTGSDTVLAQIAAEALGVTVDKVLVHSSDTDFTPFDVGAYASSTTYVSGLAVLKAAEEVRRQILDVAASALEEAPEDLELSQGAVRSVRSGRAVTLADVGHRATYVVDQHQIAATASCVCPESPPPFAAFFTEVAVDTETGLVRVERFVAVADCGVPIHPKLAEGQLEGAVVQGIGHALYEEMLFSGRGRCVNPSLFDYKIPSALDVPEVEAILVPSEEPTGPFGAKSIAEVGINGPLPAISNAIYDAVGIRLTRAPFTPERVLAALRSRTG
- a CDS encoding VIT and VWA domain-containing protein; translated protein: MRKSLVAALVVGAVVAWLVPSLADGIIIPWPRPDIPGHPLRWLTIVYHRVTVTIQDGIATTKVDQAFRNDAQFAIEGTYVFPMPPSAVIQKFTLWVGGEPVVGEVLPANKAREIYLSYLRDSRDPALLEYIGRGAFQARIFPIAPGETRRIALEYVELLSPEAGLFRYRYPLSPERFSAKPLEEARIEVNLTASHPLGSVYSPTHTIAVTRDNPSSAQAVYLERDVLPDRDFTLYYGYGSEAVGADLVVYRPDSEPGWFLLLVTPPAVRDLAPLPKDLVLVIDRSGSMEGEKMNQAKAAAAFILERLGPGDRFGVIAFDDEIISVTPGLVPATTEEVAKAAQAVRALSARGMTNIHDALTTAMNWFAPADRPQYVLFLTDGLPTTGITDTAGIVKGVTSANRARARLFAFGVGYDVNAHLLDLLAEDNRGTTTYVAPGENLERALSNFYTKIAEPALADLRLTVNGVSSSEIYPDQLPDLFYGSQLAVFGRYVGSGPTTIVLTGKRGAEDVTFTYTQNFPERATEASFLPRLWAARKIGHLLNIIRLEGETKALVDQIVALATKYGIATPYTSFLVREEERAVVAPPSAHMMMSAGAPAVGAAKAIQVLTQADVVQKADFVREVDGRMFLFLDEIWRESTYEKGTPTVDVVYLSEAYFHLVDNFPDLAPILALGDKVVFQVGKTWVRIGESGLDELTPEVLAELRG
- a CDS encoding sugar kinase — translated: MRYHLVTFGETMIRLSPPSFRRLEQTNILEVNVGGAELNVAVTAQRLGLTTAYITRLTQNALGRMIANKAREHGVDTSHIVWTDEDRVGLYFVEFGASPRASSVLYDRRDSAMARIRPGEVNWDRVFQDARAFHTSGITPALSPSAAEATKEAVRKAKEAGLLVSVDLNYRARLWREEEARWVMTDLVRQADVLITTEEDTERVFGIKEESYEKVAERLSREFDLAAVAITIRETPSVWRNTWTAIAYAEGKLIRGPVYDIEIVDRVGAGDAFAGGFLFGYLTDGPEAGVRYGVAASTLKQTNPGDLLWASQEEVERLLKGGGLRIVR
- a CDS encoding methyltransferase domain-containing protein, which produces MAKDWVKDLFIEHAELFQVFLEERFAQAEEEVRGLAHLFAAHGVEPGATVLDLNCGIGRHSIHLAKVGYRVVGVDLSPRYVARAVELAAEHGVQDRTEFLVLDAREVGGG